In the genome of Loxodonta africana isolate mLoxAfr1 chromosome 16, mLoxAfr1.hap2, whole genome shotgun sequence, one region contains:
- the LOC135227962 gene encoding LOW QUALITY PROTEIN: mucin-2-like (The sequence of the model RefSeq protein was modified relative to this genomic sequence to represent the inferred CDS: inserted 2 bases in 1 codon) encodes MEAKDVTSTSTTTTITPITTTNTTITTTTTIDTTTTATTTITTSTSTTSTSTSTSTSTSTSTSTFSSNTTTSTSTTTTTIYNTTTITTITSTTTTSTTTSTTTTSTTMSTTTTITTITSTTTTSTSTTSTTTSTTTTTTSTSTTSTSTSTFSSNTTTSASTTTSTTTSTSTTTTTIYNTTTITTITSTTTTSTTTSTTTTSTCTTTTSTSTSTSPTTSTTSTSTTTTATSTSPPPPPPPPPPPPPAPPPPPPPPPPLTXPPPPPPPAPPPPPPPPPPPPPPPPPPPPPPPPPPPPPPPPPPPPPPPPPPPLTTTTSTTTSTTTSTTTTTSTTASTTTTSTTTCTTTSTTSTTTTSTTTTSTTTCTTTSTTSTTSTTTSTSTTTSTTTSTSTTCTTTSTTTTTSTTASTTTTSTSTTTTSTSTSTSPTTSTTSTSTTTTTSPPPPPPPPPPPPPPPPAPPPPPPPPPPPPPPPPPPPPPAPPPPPPPPPPLTTTTSTTTSTTTSTTTTSTTASTTTTSTTTCTTTSTTSTTTTSTTTTSTTTCTTTSTTST; translated from the exons atgga GGCTAAGGATGTTACcagcacctccaccaccaccactatcaccCCCATCACCACTACCAACACCACCATCACTACAACTACCACCATCgacaccaccaccactgccaccaccaccatcaccacctccacctccaccacctccacctccacctccacctccacctccacctccacttCCACCTCCACCTTCAGCTCcaacaccaccacctccacctccaccaccaccaccaccatctacaacaccaccaccatcaccaccatcacctccaccaccaccacctccaccaccacatccaccaccaccacctccaccaccatgtccaccaccaccaccatcaccaccatcacctccaccaccaccacctccacctccaccacctccaccactacctccaccaccaccaccaccacctccacctccaccacctccacctccacctccaccttcaGCTCCAACACCACCACCtccgcctccaccaccacctccaccaccacctccacctccaccaccaccaccaccatctacaacaccaccaccatcaccaccatcacctccaccaccaccacctccaccaccacatccaccaccaccacctccacctgcaCCACGACCACCTCCACGtccacctccacctcccccaccacctcaaccacctccacctccaccaccaccaccgccacctccac ctcaccaccaccacctccaccaccaccacctccaccaccacctgcaccaccacctccaccacctccaccaccacctctcac accaccacctccaccaccacctgcaccaccacctccaccacctccaccaccacctccgcctccaccaccacctccaccaccacctccacctccaccaccacctccacctccaccaccaccaccaccacctccaccaccacctccaccaccacctctcaccaccaccacctccaccaccacctccaccaccacctccaccaccaccaccacctccaccaccgcctccaccaccaccacctccaccaccacctgcaccaccacctccaccacctccaccaccaccacctccaccaccaccacctccaccaccacctgcaccaccacctccaccacctccaccacctccaccaccacctccacctccaccaccacctccaccaccacctccacctccaccacc tgcaccaccacctccaccaccaccaccacctccaccaccgcctccaccaccaccacctccacctccaccacgaCCACATCCACGtccacctccacctcccccaccacctcaaccacctccacctccaccaccaccaccacct caccacctccaccacctccaccaccacctccaccacctccaccaccacctgcaccaccacctccaccacctccaccaccaccaccacctccaccaccaccacctccaccaccacctgcaccaccacctccaccacctccaccaccacctctcaccaccaccacctccaccaccacctccaccaccacctccaccaccaccacctccaccaccgcctccaccaccaccacctccaccaccacctgcaccaccacctccaccacctccaccaccaccacctccaccaccaccacctccaccaccacctgcaccaccacctccaccacctccacc